The following are encoded in a window of Vicugna pacos chromosome 28, VicPac4, whole genome shotgun sequence genomic DNA:
- the BCL2L11 gene encoding bcl-2-like protein 11 isoform X5 produces the protein MFPAAAAGAARARGAARGALGCPAEHDVGRAASCRLCAAPGAPSASPGLCLPRCLRGDGQGAPGRRRARAGCRGARARTRRSEGKGRTKKDQMAKQPSDVNSECDREGGRLQPAERPPQLRPGAPTSLQTERQDRSPAPMSCDKSTQTPSPPCQAFNHYLSAMGLPE, from the exons ATGttcccggcggcggcggccggggcaGCGCGGGCCAGAGGCGCGGCGCGCGGAGCCCTCGGCTGCCCGGCAGAGCACGACGTTGGACGGGCTGCGAGTTGCAGGCTCTGCGCTGCCCCGGGAGCTCCCAGCGCGAGTCCCGGGCTTTGTCTCCCGCGCTGCCTTCGCGGCGACGGTCAGGGGGCTCCAGGTCGGCGAAGGGCGCGGGCCGGGTGCCGCGGGGCCCGGGCCCGGACGCGACGCTCGGAAGGGAAGGGGCGGAC AAAAAAAGACCAAATGGCAAAGCAACCTTCCGATGTAAATTCTGAATGTGACAGAGAAGGTGGACGATTGCAGCCCGCAGAGAGGCCCCCTCAGCTCAGGCCTGGGGCCCCCACCTCTCTACAGACAGAGCGGCAAG ACAGGAGCCCGGCACCCATGAGTTGTGACAAATCAACACAAACCCCAAGTCCTCCTTGCCAGGCCTTCAACCATTATCTCAGTGCGATGG